Proteins from a single region of Chrysemys picta bellii isolate R12L10 chromosome 25, ASM1138683v2, whole genome shotgun sequence:
- the ZNF414 gene encoding zinc finger protein 414 isoform X9: protein MHPTGSGGSGAQAQDLRLPKRRPLPGKHYPCSSYGCKLAFHSMQELMDHMRVHYRPTQSLEGKIFHCPTQGCTDTFPSMQDLVAHMKVHYKPNRYFKCENCLLRFRTHRSLFKHLHVCSDSASSPAPAPKAERPTPPATSGLEKDPPAKPLEGLPKLQSVIRHMEKEAILPSMDAVSTAVPASLPTSLHGSLESMPLVSPASHPFPLLEPSLFGPSSLTRFSGQPHSSVPGPFLSYMHPSPYSLPQASVQHRLRPYLPSQGLPVSNAVWKKSQGVCVGPRLPCFGSGVTSGHSSNSRIVWEHTRGRYTCMQCPFSSATREEMTLHIEDQHKNPPLPGRLDGEMDFGVGLASFHSKLPPEMENSLYSQL, encoded by the exons ATGCACCCAACGGGAAGTGGAGGCAGCGGGGCTCAAGCTCAGGACCTGCGGCTCCCGAAGCGCAGACCCCTCCCAG GGAAGCACTACCCGTGCTCCAGCTACGGCTGCAAACTGGCCTTCCACAGCATGCAGGAGCTTATGGATCACATGAGAGTCCACTACAGACCCACCCAGTCCCTGGAGG GTAAAATATTCCACTGCCCCACCCAGGGCTGCACGGACACTTTCCCCAGCATGCAGGACCTGGTGGCTCACATGAAGGTGCACTACAAGCCAAACCGCTACTTCAA GTGTGAGAACTGCCTGCTGCGCTTCCGGACCCACCGCTCCCTCTTCAAGCACCTGCACGTCTGCTCCGACAGCGCcagcagcccggctccggcgccgaaagccGAGAGGCCCACCCCACCTGCTACCTCCGGTCTGGAGAAGGACCCCCCGGCCAAGCCGCTGGAGGGGCTGCCCAAACTCCAGAGCGTCATCCGGCACATGGAGAAAGAAGCCATCCTCCCCAGCATGGACGCTGTCTCCACCGCCGTGCCAGCCTCACTCCCGACTAGTCTCCACGGCTCCCTGGAGTCCATGCCCCTGGTCTCTCCGGCCTCCCACCCGTTCCCTCTGCTGGAACCCTCGCTCTTCGGGCCGTCGTCCTTGACCCGGTTCTCGGGCCAGCCTCACTCCTCGGTGCCGGGGCCTTTCCTGTCCTACATGCACCCCTCTCCCTACAGCCTACCTCAGGCTTCGGTTCAGCATCGCCTCAGGCCGTACTTGCCCAGCCAAGGCCTCCCCGTCTCCAACGCTGTGTGGAAGAAAAGTCAAG GTGTGTGTGTCGGCCCACGCCTCCCATGCTTTGGCTCAGGTGTGACTTCAG GCCACTCCTCCAACAGCCGCATCGTGTGGGAGCACACGCGAGGGCGCTACACCTGCATGCAGTGCCCGTTCTCCAGCGCCACGCGGGAAGAGATGACGCTGCACATTGAGGATCAGCACAAGAATCCACCCCTGCCCGGCCGGCTGGATGGAGAGATGG ACTTCGGCGTCGGCCTCGCCTCCTTCCACTCAAAGCTCCCGCCGGAGATGGAGAACTCCCTGTACTCGCAGCTCTGA
- the ZNF414 gene encoding zinc finger protein 414 isoform X10: MHPTGSGGSGAQAQDLRLPKRRPLPGKHYPCSSYGCKLAFHSMQELMDHMRVHYRPTQSLEGKIFHCPTQGCTDTFPSMQDLVAHMKVHYKPNRYFKCENCLLRFRTHRSLFKHLHVCSDSASSPAPAPKAERPTPPATSGLEKDPPAKPLEGLPKLQSVIRHMEKEAILPSMDAVSTAVPASLPTSLHGSLESMPLVSPASHPFPLLEPSLFGPSSLTRFSGQPHSSVPGPFLSYMHPSPYSLPQASVQHRLRPYLPSQGLPVSNAVWKKSQGHSSNSRIVWEHTRGRYTCMQCPFSSATREEMTLHIEDQHKNPPLPGRLDGEMDFGVGLASFHSKLPPEMENSLYSQL, encoded by the exons ATGCACCCAACGGGAAGTGGAGGCAGCGGGGCTCAAGCTCAGGACCTGCGGCTCCCGAAGCGCAGACCCCTCCCAG GGAAGCACTACCCGTGCTCCAGCTACGGCTGCAAACTGGCCTTCCACAGCATGCAGGAGCTTATGGATCACATGAGAGTCCACTACAGACCCACCCAGTCCCTGGAGG GTAAAATATTCCACTGCCCCACCCAGGGCTGCACGGACACTTTCCCCAGCATGCAGGACCTGGTGGCTCACATGAAGGTGCACTACAAGCCAAACCGCTACTTCAA GTGTGAGAACTGCCTGCTGCGCTTCCGGACCCACCGCTCCCTCTTCAAGCACCTGCACGTCTGCTCCGACAGCGCcagcagcccggctccggcgccgaaagccGAGAGGCCCACCCCACCTGCTACCTCCGGTCTGGAGAAGGACCCCCCGGCCAAGCCGCTGGAGGGGCTGCCCAAACTCCAGAGCGTCATCCGGCACATGGAGAAAGAAGCCATCCTCCCCAGCATGGACGCTGTCTCCACCGCCGTGCCAGCCTCACTCCCGACTAGTCTCCACGGCTCCCTGGAGTCCATGCCCCTGGTCTCTCCGGCCTCCCACCCGTTCCCTCTGCTGGAACCCTCGCTCTTCGGGCCGTCGTCCTTGACCCGGTTCTCGGGCCAGCCTCACTCCTCGGTGCCGGGGCCTTTCCTGTCCTACATGCACCCCTCTCCCTACAGCCTACCTCAGGCTTCGGTTCAGCATCGCCTCAGGCCGTACTTGCCCAGCCAAGGCCTCCCCGTCTCCAACGCTGTGTGGAAGAAAAGTCAAG GCCACTCCTCCAACAGCCGCATCGTGTGGGAGCACACGCGAGGGCGCTACACCTGCATGCAGTGCCCGTTCTCCAGCGCCACGCGGGAAGAGATGACGCTGCACATTGAGGATCAGCACAAGAATCCACCCCTGCCCGGCCGGCTGGATGGAGAGATGG ACTTCGGCGTCGGCCTCGCCTCCTTCCACTCAAAGCTCCCGCCGGAGATGGAGAACTCCCTGTACTCGCAGCTCTGA